From the Plectropomus leopardus isolate mb chromosome 18, YSFRI_Pleo_2.0, whole genome shotgun sequence genome, one window contains:
- the zgc:63863 gene encoding TBC1 domain family member 20 isoform X3 has translation MKRLKRKKQTAGVGVIENGFVSREPDCGRKQKLAEIHQALISDPVDIETLRRAAASKGGLLTDELRRKVWPKLLNINVYDLPHKPGRDVRENHKDYNQVVLDVRRSMKRFPKSMPAAERAVLQEQLIDIILEVLKRTPQLHYYQGYHDVAVTLLLVVGERMAIAMLDTLSNHHLRDFMDPTMDSTKHILNYLMPILEQVDTELHDFMNRAEVGTIFALSWLITWYGHVLSDFKHTMRLYDFFLASHPLMPIYLAATIVLHREREVKKTECDMAMVHHLLSRIPQDLPYELLIGRAQDLFSHYPPSLLAKRAALQSRKSLSMSTFQAFQISTLHQRPDSILQRLTKAQGSTTSRHV, from the exons ATGAAAAGGCTCAAGAGGAAGAAACAAACCGCGGGAGTTGGAGTGATTGAGAATGGTTTTGTCTCAAGAG AACCagactgtgggaggaaacagAAGTTGGCTGAGATCCATCAAGCTTTGATCag TGATCCAGTGGACATTGAGACTCTGAGGAGAGCAGCAGCCAGTAAGGGAGGACTACTCACTGATGAACTGAGGAGGAAAGTCTGGCCCAAACTACTGAACATCAATGTGTACGATCTACCACATAAACCTG GTCGAGATGTGAGGGAGAACCACAAGGACTACAACCAAGTGGTCCTTGATGTCAGGAGGTCCATGAAGCGGTTCcctaaaa GTATGccagctgcagagagagctgTGCTTCAGGAGCAGCTGATTGACATCATACTGGAGGTTTTGAAACGCACTCCTCAGCTCCATTACTACCAAGGCTACCACGATGTGGCCGTCACTCTGCTGCTGGTAGTTGGGGAGCGGATGGCCATCGCCATGCTGGACACTCTGTCCAATCACCATCTCAG GGATTTCATGGATCCAACCATGGACAGCACTAAACACATTTTGAACTACCTGATGCCTATATTGGAGCAGGTCGATACAGAACTACATGACTTCATGAACAG agcGGAGGTGGGAACCATCTTCGCACTGTCCTGGCTCATCACATGGTACGGCCACGTGCTTTCAGACTTCAAACACACCATGAGACTCTACGACTTCTTCCTGGCCTCGCACCCACTGATGCCCATCTACCTCGCCGCCACG ATCGTTTtgcacagagagagggaggtaaAGAAGACGGAGTGTGACATGGCCATGGtccaccacctcctctcccGCATTCCGCAGGACCTCCCATACGAACTTCTGATTGGCCGAGCCCAGGACCTGTTCAGCCACTACCCTCCATCTCTACTGGCCAAGCGAGCGGCGCTGCAGTCTCGCAAGag TTTGTCCATGAGCACCTTCCAGGCATTTCAGATCTCCACCCTCCACCAGAGGCCTGACTCTATTCTGCAACGCCTCACCAAGGCCCAGGGCTCCACCACCTCCAGACACG TCTGA
- the zgc:63863 gene encoding TBC1 domain family member 20 isoform X2 translates to MKRLKRKKQTAGVGVIENGFVSREPDCGRKQKLAEIHQALISDPVDIETLRRAAASKGGLLTDELRRKVWPKLLNINVYDLPHKPGRDVRENHKDYNQVVLDVRRSMKRFPKSMPAAERAVLQEQLIDIILEVLKRTPQLHYYQGYHDVAVTLLLVVGERMAIAMLDTLSNHHLRDFMDPTMDSTKHILNYLMPILEQVDTELHDFMNRAEVGTIFALSWLITWYGHVLSDFKHTMRLYDFFLASHPLMPIYLAATIVLHREREVKKTECDMAMVHHLLSRIPQDLPYELLIGRAQDLFSHYPPSLLAKRAALQSRKSLSMSTFQAFQISTLHQRPDSILQRLTKAQGSTTSRHVT, encoded by the exons ATGAAAAGGCTCAAGAGGAAGAAACAAACCGCGGGAGTTGGAGTGATTGAGAATGGTTTTGTCTCAAGAG AACCagactgtgggaggaaacagAAGTTGGCTGAGATCCATCAAGCTTTGATCag TGATCCAGTGGACATTGAGACTCTGAGGAGAGCAGCAGCCAGTAAGGGAGGACTACTCACTGATGAACTGAGGAGGAAAGTCTGGCCCAAACTACTGAACATCAATGTGTACGATCTACCACATAAACCTG GTCGAGATGTGAGGGAGAACCACAAGGACTACAACCAAGTGGTCCTTGATGTCAGGAGGTCCATGAAGCGGTTCcctaaaa GTATGccagctgcagagagagctgTGCTTCAGGAGCAGCTGATTGACATCATACTGGAGGTTTTGAAACGCACTCCTCAGCTCCATTACTACCAAGGCTACCACGATGTGGCCGTCACTCTGCTGCTGGTAGTTGGGGAGCGGATGGCCATCGCCATGCTGGACACTCTGTCCAATCACCATCTCAG GGATTTCATGGATCCAACCATGGACAGCACTAAACACATTTTGAACTACCTGATGCCTATATTGGAGCAGGTCGATACAGAACTACATGACTTCATGAACAG agcGGAGGTGGGAACCATCTTCGCACTGTCCTGGCTCATCACATGGTACGGCCACGTGCTTTCAGACTTCAAACACACCATGAGACTCTACGACTTCTTCCTGGCCTCGCACCCACTGATGCCCATCTACCTCGCCGCCACG ATCGTTTtgcacagagagagggaggtaaAGAAGACGGAGTGTGACATGGCCATGGtccaccacctcctctcccGCATTCCGCAGGACCTCCCATACGAACTTCTGATTGGCCGAGCCCAGGACCTGTTCAGCCACTACCCTCCATCTCTACTGGCCAAGCGAGCGGCGCTGCAGTCTCGCAAGag TTTGTCCATGAGCACCTTCCAGGCATTTCAGATCTCCACCCTCCACCAGAGGCCTGACTCTATTCTGCAACGCCTCACCAAGGCCCAGGGCTCCACCACCTCCAGACACG TAACATAA
- the zgc:63863 gene encoding TBC1 domain family member 20 isoform X1 produces MKRLKRKKQTAGVGVIENGFVSREPDCGRKQKLAEIHQALISDPVDIETLRRAAASKGGLLTDELRRKVWPKLLNINVYDLPHKPGRDVRENHKDYNQVVLDVRRSMKRFPKSMPAAERAVLQEQLIDIILEVLKRTPQLHYYQGYHDVAVTLLLVVGERMAIAMLDTLSNHHLRDFMDPTMDSTKHILNYLMPILEQVDTELHDFMNRAEVGTIFALSWLITWYGHVLSDFKHTMRLYDFFLASHPLMPIYLAATIVLHREREVKKTECDMAMVHHLLSRIPQDLPYELLIGRAQDLFSHYPPSLLAKRAALQSRKSLSMSTFQAFQISTLHQRPDSILQRLTKAQGSTTSRHAPRHSGLEAALPRDRGQLWGKGNRMVKMAVWGLSATLGAAVFAVAQTAMDWGPEVLLQLF; encoded by the exons ATGAAAAGGCTCAAGAGGAAGAAACAAACCGCGGGAGTTGGAGTGATTGAGAATGGTTTTGTCTCAAGAG AACCagactgtgggaggaaacagAAGTTGGCTGAGATCCATCAAGCTTTGATCag TGATCCAGTGGACATTGAGACTCTGAGGAGAGCAGCAGCCAGTAAGGGAGGACTACTCACTGATGAACTGAGGAGGAAAGTCTGGCCCAAACTACTGAACATCAATGTGTACGATCTACCACATAAACCTG GTCGAGATGTGAGGGAGAACCACAAGGACTACAACCAAGTGGTCCTTGATGTCAGGAGGTCCATGAAGCGGTTCcctaaaa GTATGccagctgcagagagagctgTGCTTCAGGAGCAGCTGATTGACATCATACTGGAGGTTTTGAAACGCACTCCTCAGCTCCATTACTACCAAGGCTACCACGATGTGGCCGTCACTCTGCTGCTGGTAGTTGGGGAGCGGATGGCCATCGCCATGCTGGACACTCTGTCCAATCACCATCTCAG GGATTTCATGGATCCAACCATGGACAGCACTAAACACATTTTGAACTACCTGATGCCTATATTGGAGCAGGTCGATACAGAACTACATGACTTCATGAACAG agcGGAGGTGGGAACCATCTTCGCACTGTCCTGGCTCATCACATGGTACGGCCACGTGCTTTCAGACTTCAAACACACCATGAGACTCTACGACTTCTTCCTGGCCTCGCACCCACTGATGCCCATCTACCTCGCCGCCACG ATCGTTTtgcacagagagagggaggtaaAGAAGACGGAGTGTGACATGGCCATGGtccaccacctcctctcccGCATTCCGCAGGACCTCCCATACGAACTTCTGATTGGCCGAGCCCAGGACCTGTTCAGCCACTACCCTCCATCTCTACTGGCCAAGCGAGCGGCGCTGCAGTCTCGCAAGag TTTGTCCATGAGCACCTTCCAGGCATTTCAGATCTCCACCCTCCACCAGAGGCCTGACTCTATTCTGCAACGCCTCACCAAGGCCCAGGGCTCCACCACCTCCAGACACG CCCCTCGACACTCAGGTCTGGAAGCAGCTTTGCCCCGAGACAGAGGCCAGCTGTGGGGGAAGGGGAACAGGATGGTGAAGATGGCAGTGTGGGGGCTGTCCGCTACGCTCGGGGCGGCCGTGTTCGCTGTGGCTCAGACAGCTATGGACTGGGGACCCGAGGTGTTACTACAACTGTTCTGA